The Aedes aegypti strain LVP_AGWG chromosome 3, AaegL5.0 Primary Assembly, whole genome shotgun sequence genome contains a region encoding:
- the LOC5574694 gene encoding peritrophin-48, with product MDLSRVVTCVLLSILAANLSRADDFVCPTDDEILAYPNPESCKKYYRCTFGVLEELTCPYTLYFDAISRGCTFAATARCVEGTEVEKWDRPICADDGQDVKLVPHQSICAKYYLCLGTNAVEKHCEDGLLFDEVLRQCTLKARARCHVDPWCPEYDQLQDIKFFNDPEDCSRYAVCYNRQLHHQYCAEGLFFSVEKQECTKPELSDCKVRDVECGWITLIPHPNKCTNYYDCSNGYPALRACVDGFYFDDEVRTCLPNNGQCVPHEGSTTTIETTLADGTTATSSVVSSTTVATTTPENGDGKVDFRNVDA from the exons ATGGATCTAAGCAGAGTTGTCACATGTGTTCTTCTGTCAATACTTGCCGCGAATCTTTCCCGGGCAGATGACTTCGTATGCCCCACCGATGATGAGATCCTGGCTTATCCGAACCCGGAATCTTGCAAAAAGTACTATCGTTGCACGTTTGGCGTTCTCGAGGAACTGACCTGCCCGTACACGTTGTACTTTGACGCCATCAGCCGCGGTTGCACTTTTGCCGCCACTGCCCGATGCGTCGAAGGTACTGAAGTGGAGAAATGGGATCGACCGATTTGTGCCGATGATGGACAAGACGTTAAGTTGGTTCCCCATCAGTCGATCTGCGCCAAATATTATCTCTGTTTGGGAACAAATGCAGTGGAGAAACACTGTGAGGACGGATTGCTCTTCGATGAAGTTTTACGGCAGTGTACTTTGAAGGCACGAGCCCGGTGTCATGTAGATCCTTGGTGTCCGGAATACGATCAACTGCAGGATATCAAGTTCTTCAACGATCCGGAAGACTGTTCTAG ATATGCTGTGTGCTACAATCGGCAGCTGCATCACCAATACTGTGCTGAAGGACTTTTCTTCAGTGTTGAAAAACAAGAGTGCACCAAACCGGAATTGTCCGATTGCAAAGTTCGCGATGTCGAGTGCGGCTGGATCACATTGATTCCACATCCAAATAAATGCACTAACTATTACGATTGTTCCAACGGGTACCCTGCCTTGCGTGCATGTGTAGATGGATTTTATTTCGATGATGAAGTGAGGACTTGTCTTCCAAACAATGGACAGTGCGTACCTCATGAAGGTAGCACTACTACGATCGAGACTACTCTCGCGGATGGAACAACTGCAACGAGTAGTGTCGTGAGTTCAACAACTGTGGCAACAACGACTCCAGAAAACGGTGATGGTAAAGTTG ATTTCAGAAATGTCGATGCTTGA